From Staphylococcus sp. M0911, a single genomic window includes:
- the rpsN gene encoding 30S ribosomal protein S14: MAKKSKIAKEQKRQELVDKYFELRKELKAKGDYEALRKLPRDSSPTRLTRRCKVTGRPRGVLRKFEMSRIAFREHAHKGQIPGVKKSSW; the protein is encoded by the coding sequence ATGGCTAAGAAATCAAAAATCGCAAAAGAACAAAAAAGACAAGAATTAGTAGATAAATATTTTGAATTACGAAAAGAACTTAAAGCTAAAGGTGATTATGAAGCTTTAAGAAAATTACCACGTGATTCATCACCTACACGTTTAACGCGTAGATGTAAAGTGACTGGACGTCCAAGAGGTGTATTGAGAAAATTTGAAATGTCACGTATCGCATTTAGAGAACATGCTCATAAAGGACAAATACCAGGTGTGAAAAAATCAAGTTGGTAA
- the rpmG gene encoding 50S ribosomal protein L33, which produces MRVNITLACTECGDRNYITTKNKRNNPERIEMKKYCPRLNKYTLHRETK; this is translated from the coding sequence GTGCGCGTAAATATCACATTAGCATGCACAGAATGTGGCGATCGTAACTATATCACAACTAAAAATAAAAGAAATAATCCTGAGCGTATTGAAATGAAAAAATACTGCCCAAGATTAAACAAATATACGTTACATCGTGAAACTAAATAA
- a CDS encoding catalase translates to MSKQDGKLTGLFGAPVSDRENSMTAGPRGPLLMQDIYFLEQMSHFDREVIPERRMHAKGSGAFGTFTVTNDITQYTSAKMFSEVGKQTEMFARFSTVSGERGAADAERDIRGFALKFYTEDGNWDLVGNNTPVFFFRDPKLFVSLNRAVKRDPRTNMRSAQNNWDFWTGLPEALHQVTILMSDRGIPKDLRHMHGFGSHTYSMYNDKGERVWVKYHFRTQQGIKNLTDEEAANVIATDRDSSQRDLYNAIENGDYPKWKMYIQVMTEEQARNHKDNPFDLTKVWYHGDYPLIEVGEFELNRNPNNYFQDVEQAAFAPTNIVPGLDYSPDKMLQGRLFSYGDAQRYRLGVNHWQIPVNQPKGVGIENLCPFSRDGQMRILDDNQGGGPHYYPNNQGVYDSQPEFKKPPFPADGDGYEYNQRQDDDNYFEQPGKLFRLQSDEAKERLFTNTANAMDGVTEDVKRRHIRHCYKADPDYGKGVAKALGIDIDSIDLEGEQDETYENFKN, encoded by the coding sequence ATGTCTAAACAAGACGGCAAGTTAACAGGTTTATTCGGCGCACCCGTGTCTGATAGAGAAAATAGTATGACAGCAGGTCCAAGAGGTCCACTTTTAATGCAGGATATTTACTTTTTAGAGCAAATGTCACATTTTGATCGTGAAGTGATTCCTGAAAGACGTATGCATGCTAAAGGTTCTGGTGCATTTGGAACATTTACAGTCACTAACGATATTACACAATATACAAGTGCTAAAATGTTTTCAGAAGTAGGTAAACAAACTGAAATGTTCGCAAGATTTTCTACTGTATCTGGTGAAAGAGGTGCAGCAGATGCTGAGAGAGACATTCGTGGATTTGCTTTGAAATTCTATACTGAAGACGGAAACTGGGATTTAGTTGGTAATAATACGCCTGTATTCTTCTTTAGAGACCCTAAATTATTCGTAAGTTTAAATAGAGCAGTTAAAAGAGACCCAAGAACAAATATGAGAAGTGCACAAAATAACTGGGATTTCTGGACAGGATTGCCAGAAGCATTACATCAAGTGACTATTTTAATGTCTGATAGAGGTATTCCAAAAGATTTACGACATATGCATGGATTCGGTTCACACACATATTCTATGTACAATGATAAAGGTGAACGCGTATGGGTTAAATATCATTTTAGAACACAACAAGGCATTAAAAATTTAACAGATGAAGAAGCGGCTAACGTGATTGCTACGGATCGTGATTCATCACAACGTGATTTATATAATGCGATTGAAAATGGCGATTATCCTAAATGGAAAATGTATATTCAAGTAATGACAGAAGAACAAGCAAGAAATCATAAAGATAACCCATTTGATTTAACAAAAGTTTGGTACCATGGTGATTATCCATTAATTGAAGTTGGAGAATTTGAATTAAACCGCAATCCTAATAACTACTTCCAAGATGTTGAACAAGCTGCTTTTGCACCTACAAACATCGTTCCAGGTCTAGACTATTCACCAGACAAAATGTTACAAGGTCGTTTATTCTCTTATGGTGATGCTCAACGTTATAGATTAGGAGTTAACCATTGGCAAATACCAGTTAACCAACCTAAAGGTGTAGGTATTGAAAATTTATGTCCATTTAGTCGTGATGGACAAATGCGTATATTAGATGATAACCAAGGTGGCGGACCTCATTATTATCCAAATAATCAAGGTGTGTATGATTCTCAACCAGAATTTAAAAAGCCACCATTCCCAGCTGATGGTGATGGTTATGAATATAACCAACGTCAAGATGATGATAACTACTTTGAACAACCAGGTAAGTTATTTAGATTACAATCAGATGAAGCCAAAGAGAGACTCTTTACTAATACAGCAAATGCGATGGATGGTGTGACTGAGGATGTTAAACGACGTCATATTCGTCATTGTTATAAAGCAGATCCAGATTATGGTAAAGGTGTAGCGAAAGCATTAGGTATTGATATTGATTCAATTGATCTAGAAGGTGAGCAAGACGAAACTTATGAGAACTTTAAAAATTAA
- a CDS encoding amino acid permease: MEDNNMKRGLTSRHITMIAIGGAIGTGLFVATGSVISEAGPGGAILAYLLIGIMLYFLMASIGELATFYPVSGSFSSYSTRFVDPSLGFTMGWLYWGMWTLVTSVDVIVAANVLKFWDAFNFFSPLAWSLIFITLLLLLNIFSVKAFGETEFWLSLIKVVTIIVFIVFGILMIFGILGGHSYGFENYTKGEAPFVGGISGILSVLLVAGFSVGGTEVVAVTAGESSDPSKSMPRAIKQVFWRILLFYVLSIAVIAAIIPYIDPLLLNESQSVTQSPFTIVFDRIGIAFAASVINAVILTSLLSAANSGIYTTSRMLYSLSVDKQAPQFFNKLNKATKLPIRSILTTYLLVVAVVIYANFNSNAVFNLLNIIGSMVIIVWGSSIWAQIRVRRAIKKQGKDANELLPYKAPFYPFGPIVVIATLLFLLFGSSFGSIASGDWISVIRNFAPILILAIIFFVHKMIKKTKFVKLEEMDLSSHIFKNN, encoded by the coding sequence ATGGAAGATAATAATATGAAGAGAGGTTTAACCTCCAGACACATAACCATGATTGCTATAGGTGGTGCAATCGGAACTGGTTTGTTTGTGGCCACAGGTAGTGTCATTTCCGAAGCTGGACCTGGCGGCGCTATTCTTGCTTACCTGTTAATTGGTATCATGCTTTATTTTTTAATGGCGTCTATTGGTGAATTAGCTACTTTCTATCCAGTATCTGGTTCATTTAGTTCTTACTCTACACGATTTGTTGATCCGTCATTAGGTTTTACCATGGGCTGGTTATATTGGGGAATGTGGACCCTTGTAACAAGTGTAGACGTTATTGTTGCAGCAAATGTGTTAAAGTTTTGGGATGCTTTTAATTTCTTTAGTCCCTTAGCTTGGAGCTTGATATTTATTACGTTACTTTTACTACTAAATATCTTCTCAGTAAAAGCATTTGGTGAAACAGAGTTTTGGTTATCACTAATTAAAGTAGTCACAATTATTGTATTTATAGTTTTTGGTATTTTGATGATTTTTGGTATTTTAGGTGGACATTCTTATGGATTTGAAAATTATACTAAAGGAGAAGCACCTTTTGTAGGTGGTATCTCAGGTATCTTAAGTGTTTTATTAGTTGCTGGCTTTTCTGTAGGTGGTACAGAAGTTGTTGCAGTCACAGCTGGAGAATCAAGTGATCCAAGTAAATCAATGCCTAGAGCGATTAAACAAGTATTTTGGAGAATTTTATTATTCTATGTATTATCTATAGCAGTTATCGCTGCAATAATCCCATATATTGATCCATTACTATTAAATGAAAGTCAATCTGTTACTCAAAGTCCATTTACAATCGTATTTGACCGTATAGGTATTGCTTTTGCTGCTTCAGTCATTAATGCAGTTATTTTAACTTCATTATTATCAGCTGCAAACTCAGGTATTTATACAACAAGCAGAATGCTTTATTCACTAAGTGTTGATAAACAAGCACCACAATTTTTCAACAAATTAAATAAAGCTACTAAATTACCGATTAGATCTATTCTAACAACTTATTTATTAGTAGTAGCTGTAGTAATATATGCTAATTTTAATTCTAATGCTGTATTTAATTTATTAAACATTATTGGTTCGATGGTCATCATTGTTTGGGGCTCTAGTATTTGGGCACAAATAAGAGTGCGTCGTGCTATTAAAAAACAAGGTAAAGATGCTAATGAATTATTACCATATAAAGCACCGTTTTATCCATTCGGTCCTATAGTTGTAATTGCTACATTATTATTCTTATTATTTGGTAGTTCTTTCGGAAGCATTGCTTCTGGTGATTGGATTAGTGTGATTAGAAACTTTGCACCTATTCTAATCCTAGCAATTATCTTCTTTGTTCATAAAATGATTAAGAAAACGAAGTTTGTCAAACTTGAAGAAATGGATTTAAGTTCTCATATTTTCAAAAATAATTAA